From a region of the Actinomadura luzonensis genome:
- a CDS encoding NADH-quinone oxidoreductase subunit G has product MTVVETETNLVTLTIDGFQVSVPKGTLIIRAAELLGIQIPRFCDHPLLDPAANCRQCLVDIPDAGNGRGFPKPQPSCAIEVAEGMVVQTQLTSPVAEKAQRSAMEFLLLNHPLDCPVCDKGGECPLQNQAMSNGRGESRFQEQKRTFPKPLPLSTQVLLDRERCVQCARCIRFSDQIAGDPLIEFFERGAKEQVRTADGKPFNSYFSGNTVQICPVGALTGAAYRFRARPFDLVSTPSACEHCASGCSLRTDHRRGRVTRRLAGNDPQVNEEWNCDKGRWAFTYATQPDRLKTPLVRNEEGVLVPASWPEALAVAAEGLAKARGKAGVLVGGRVTVEDSYAYAKFARLALASNDVDFRARPHSAEEAQFLAHAVAGKGIEISYADLENAPHVLLVGFEPEEESPIVFLRLRKAAMKKGLKVSSIAPFATPGLVKMGGMLVRTAPGGEADAIGELVGRLPEGTIVLAGERLATVPGALSALVRLANATGARLAWVPRRAGERGAVEAGALPNLLPIGRPVEDESARAEVARVWNVASLPATPGRDTAGILAAARAGELDALVVAGVDPYDLADPAAALDALEHTPFIVSLEIRASAVTDRADVVLPVAAVQEKSGTFVNWEGRGRSFDAPLKVPGLLSDLAVIANLADRMDVHLGLPDAKAVRRELASLGSWRGSRVPAPQLATRAQAAPAAGQALLATWHQLLDEGRLQDGEPYLAGTARPAEALVSESTAAELGVADGDKLVVGGIVTLPVRVADLPDRVVWVPANSGGCSVTRDLRAVAGDIVTIGSAS; this is encoded by the coding sequence TGACCATCGACGGGTTCCAGGTCAGTGTCCCCAAGGGCACTCTGATCATCAGGGCCGCCGAGCTGCTGGGCATCCAGATCCCGAGGTTCTGCGACCACCCGCTCCTCGACCCGGCGGCCAACTGCCGCCAGTGCCTGGTCGACATCCCCGACGCCGGCAACGGCCGCGGCTTCCCCAAGCCGCAGCCGTCGTGCGCGATCGAGGTCGCCGAGGGCATGGTCGTGCAGACCCAGCTCACCTCGCCGGTGGCCGAGAAGGCGCAGCGCTCGGCGATGGAGTTCCTGCTCCTGAACCACCCGCTCGACTGCCCGGTCTGCGACAAGGGCGGCGAGTGCCCCCTGCAGAACCAGGCCATGTCGAACGGCCGCGGCGAGTCCCGCTTCCAGGAGCAGAAGCGCACCTTCCCCAAGCCGCTGCCGCTGTCCACGCAGGTGCTGCTGGACCGCGAGCGCTGCGTCCAGTGCGCGCGCTGCATCCGCTTCTCCGACCAGATCGCCGGCGACCCGCTCATCGAGTTCTTCGAGCGCGGCGCCAAGGAGCAGGTGCGCACGGCCGACGGCAAGCCGTTCAACTCCTACTTCTCCGGCAACACCGTGCAGATCTGCCCGGTCGGCGCGCTCACCGGCGCGGCCTACCGGTTCCGGGCCCGCCCGTTCGACCTGGTGTCCACGCCGAGCGCGTGCGAGCACTGCGCCTCCGGGTGCAGCCTGCGCACCGACCACCGGCGCGGCCGCGTCACCCGCCGCCTGGCCGGCAACGACCCGCAGGTCAACGAGGAGTGGAACTGCGACAAGGGCCGCTGGGCGTTCACCTACGCCACGCAGCCCGACCGGCTGAAGACGCCGCTGGTCCGCAACGAGGAGGGCGTGCTCGTGCCCGCCTCGTGGCCGGAGGCGCTGGCCGTCGCCGCCGAGGGCCTGGCCAAGGCCCGCGGCAAGGCGGGCGTGCTGGTCGGCGGCCGGGTCACGGTCGAGGACTCCTACGCCTACGCCAAGTTCGCCCGGCTCGCGCTCGCCAGCAACGACGTCGACTTCCGCGCCCGGCCGCACTCGGCCGAGGAGGCGCAGTTCCTCGCGCACGCGGTGGCCGGCAAGGGCATCGAGATCAGCTACGCCGACCTGGAGAACGCCCCGCACGTGCTGCTCGTCGGGTTCGAGCCCGAGGAGGAGTCGCCGATCGTCTTCCTGCGCCTCCGCAAGGCGGCCATGAAGAAGGGCCTCAAGGTCAGCTCGATCGCCCCGTTCGCCACCCCCGGCCTGGTCAAGATGGGCGGCATGCTCGTCCGCACCGCGCCGGGCGGCGAGGCCGACGCGATCGGCGAGCTGGTCGGCCGGCTGCCCGAGGGCACGATCGTGCTGGCCGGCGAGCGCCTGGCCACCGTGCCGGGCGCGCTGTCGGCGCTGGTCCGGCTGGCCAACGCCACCGGCGCCCGGCTCGCCTGGGTCCCGCGCCGGGCCGGGGAGCGCGGCGCGGTCGAGGCCGGCGCGCTGCCCAACCTGCTGCCGATCGGCCGCCCGGTCGAGGACGAGAGCGCGCGGGCCGAGGTGGCCCGCGTCTGGAACGTCGCCTCGCTGCCCGCCACCCCGGGCCGCGACACGGCCGGCATCCTCGCCGCCGCCCGCGCCGGCGAGCTGGACGCGCTGGTCGTGGCCGGCGTCGACCCCTACGACCTGGCCGACCCGGCGGCGGCGCTCGACGCCCTCGAGCACACGCCGTTCATCGTCAGCCTGGAGATCCGCGCCAGCGCCGTCACCGACCGCGCCGACGTGGTCCTGCCCGTCGCCGCGGTGCAGGAGAAGAGCGGCACGTTCGTCAACTGGGAGGGCCGCGGCCGCTCCTTCGACGCGCCGCTCAAGGTCCCCGGCCTGCTGAGCGACCTCGCCGTGATCGCCAACCTGGCCGACCGCATGGACGTGCACCTCGGCCTGCCGGACGCCAAGGCCGTCCGCCGCGAGCTGGCCTCGCTCGGCTCCTGGCGCGGCAGCCGGGTGCCCGCGCCGCAGCTCGCCACCCGCGCCCAGGCGGCCCCCGCGGCCGGCCAGGCGCTGCTGGCGACCTGGCACCAGCTGCTCGACGAGGGCAGGCTGCAGGACGGCGAGCCGTACCTGGCGGGCACCGCCCGCCCCGCCGAAGCACTGGTCTCCGAGAGCACGGCCGCCGAGCTGGGCGTCGCGGACGGCGACAAGCTGGTGGTCGGTGGCATCGTCACCCTGCCGGTGCGCGTCGCCGACCTGCCGGACCGCGTGGTCTGGGTGCCGGCGAACTCCGGCGGCTGCTCGGTCACCCGCGACCTGCGCGCGGTGGCCGGCGACATCGTCACCATCGGGAGCGCCTCATGA
- the nuoH gene encoding NADH-quinone oxidoreductase subunit NuoH yields MTHVLAADPTLADFGKDPLWITIIKAVMLFLFLMLGILFGVWYERKLISRMQHRYGPNRAGKFGLLQSVADGLKMGLKEDIFPRTVDKVLYLLAPVIMVIPAFLAFSIVPFAPMVNLFGVQTPLQLVDLPVAVLFMLAMGAVSVYGVVLAGWSSRSPYALLGGLRSAAQVVSYEIAMGLSFVAVFIFAGTLSTSEIVKAQADTWYAVLLIPSFLIYVVCMFGEAARIPFDLPEGEGELVGGFQTEYSSSLKFALIMMGEYLHTFTASGIAVTLFLGGWRAPLPASWEWAHTGWMPVLWFFIKFVLTFSFIVWVRASLPRVRYDQLMSLGWKVLIPVNLAWILLVAAVRNVVVNEDNRMIGVALGAVIVVGALAIWMRFDTVNQRRKEARKAEAEAEFEQLSNEPAAGGFPVPPLDLPHYHGVQHKEIPSGTN; encoded by the coding sequence ATGACCCACGTTCTCGCGGCCGATCCCACCCTCGCCGACTTCGGCAAGGACCCGCTGTGGATCACCATCATCAAGGCCGTGATGCTGTTCCTCTTCCTGATGCTGGGCATCCTGTTCGGCGTCTGGTACGAGCGCAAGCTGATCTCGCGGATGCAGCACCGCTACGGCCCCAACCGGGCCGGCAAGTTCGGCCTGCTGCAGTCCGTGGCCGACGGCCTGAAGATGGGCCTCAAGGAGGACATCTTCCCGCGGACCGTGGACAAGGTGCTCTACCTGCTGGCCCCGGTGATCATGGTGATCCCGGCGTTCCTGGCCTTCTCCATCGTGCCGTTCGCCCCCATGGTCAACCTGTTCGGCGTGCAGACGCCGCTGCAGCTCGTGGACCTGCCGGTGGCGGTGCTGTTCATGCTGGCCATGGGCGCGGTGTCGGTGTACGGCGTGGTGCTGGCCGGCTGGTCGTCGCGCTCGCCGTACGCGCTGCTCGGCGGTCTGCGCTCGGCGGCGCAGGTGGTCTCGTACGAGATCGCGATGGGCCTGTCGTTCGTGGCGGTGTTCATCTTCGCCGGGACGCTGTCCACGTCCGAGATCGTCAAGGCGCAGGCCGACACCTGGTACGCGGTGCTGCTGATCCCGTCGTTCCTGATCTACGTGGTCTGCATGTTCGGCGAGGCCGCGCGCATCCCGTTCGACCTGCCCGAGGGCGAGGGCGAGCTGGTCGGCGGCTTCCAGACCGAGTACTCCTCGTCGCTGAAGTTCGCCCTGATCATGATGGGCGAGTACCTGCACACGTTCACCGCCTCGGGCATCGCCGTGACGCTGTTCCTCGGCGGCTGGCGGGCTCCGCTGCCGGCGTCGTGGGAGTGGGCGCACACCGGGTGGATGCCGGTGCTGTGGTTCTTCATCAAGTTCGTGCTGACCTTCAGCTTCATCGTGTGGGTGCGCGCCTCGCTGCCCCGCGTGCGCTACGACCAGCTCATGTCCCTGGGCTGGAAGGTGCTCATCCCGGTCAACCTGGCCTGGATCCTGCTCGTGGCGGCCGTGCGCAACGTGGTGGTCAACGAGGACAACCGCATGATCGGCGTCGCGCTCGGCGCGGTCATCGTGGTCGGCGCGCTGGCCATCTGGATGCGGTTCGACACCGTCAACCAGCGGCGCAAGGAAGCCAGGAAGGCCGAGGCCGAGGCCGAGTTCGAGCAACTGTCCAACGAGCCCGCGGCAGGTGGCTTCCCGGTGCCGCCGCTCGATCTGCCGCACTACCACGGGGTGCAGCACAAGGAGATTCCCAGTGGGACTAACTGA